The following nucleotide sequence is from uncultured Draconibacterium sp..
GATTATGAGTCAGGTGCTCTAACCAACTGAGCTATAGGCCCGGATTGAAAACGTAATGTTACGTACGATTTTCGGGGTGCAAGTTTACTAATTTGCACGAATATACGCAAGCATTTCCTAAAAATTAGACAAACAAAAAGGTGTCCGCTCTTGCAGACACCTTTCGCATATCTTTTAATTCTGAATTTATGCCGGCATATCTGGTAAACTCCAAGGCTTACGGTAAGTATGCTTGATCAATTCAGCAGCAAATTCTTTTGCAGGAACAGGATCAGTCCACGTTTTCTTAAACGTTGGGTGACCATCATGAATTTCAAAACCGTCTTTAATAACAGTTCTGATTTCTTCACTGTCGGTAAGGTTGGTGAATTGCATGTTTTCGCCATCCCAATCCAGCTCTTTATTAAGGCCTTGCAAACGAACGCCAAGAACACCCATTACAACCATTTCGTTGAATGGTCCTGCTTCTTTAAAGTCTGATGCAGTTGGAACACGGTTTTCAGTACTTTCTTTACATGCACGTACCCAATCCATTTCGTGAGTGGTTTCTACGCGACGACGGAATTTCGGAGCATCTGGTGTGCGACCCGATAATAACCATGGGTTTACACCGTAACATCCGCAAATTAGTTTGTCTTTTGTTCCGTGGAAAATTACGCCACCACCCTGGTCGTTCGGATTTTTACCATCTGGCCATCCTTCCGGCAGCATTGGCTTAATACCGCCATCGTACCAATGTACGTCAACTTGTGGAAGCGTGTTTTTCTTTAAGCCTTTCCATGGTTTGTCAGCATTTGCCTTACGTTCCGGGTAAGTCAGTTTTACCGACTGGGCAGTAGGAGCACAGTCTTGTAGCAACAATGTTGAGTTTCCTTGAGTATGAATAGGATAACCTAAATCAAGTCCAACGAATACCGGGTGTAGAATATGGCAAGCCATATCGCCAAGAGCTCCAGTACCGTAATCCCACCAGCCACGCCAGTTCCATGGGTGATAAACCTGGTTGAACGGACGCATTTTAGCTGGACCTGTAAATAAATCCCAATCCAATGTATCAGGAACCCAGTCGCCTCTTTCAGGAGTGTTTAATCCCTGAGGCCAGATAGGACGGTCGGTAAATGCTTCAACTTTTGTTACTTCTCCAATTTCGCCGTTGGCTAACCATTCCGAGGTAAGGTTTACACCTTCGCCCGATGAACCTTGGTTACCCATCGATGTAGCCACTTTGTACTTGTCGGCTAGTTTTGTGAGTAAACGCGATTCGTAAACGGTGTGCGTTAATGGTTTTTGCACATAAACGTGCTTGCCTAAAGTAATGGCATGCGATGCAACAATGGCGTGCGTGTGGTCGGCAGTAGCAACTACTACACCATCAATGCTGTCGGCCATTTCATCGTACATTTTACGCCAGTCTTTGTACTTTTTAGCACCCGAATATGCTTCGAATACTGGTGCTGCGTACTTCCAGTCAACGTCGCAAAGTGCAACAATATTTTCAGACTGAAGATTTCTGAGGTTTGAATTCCCCATTCCTCCAATACCAACGGCAGCAATGTTTAATTTATCACTTGGTGCTTTATGACCAAGACCTGCTACTGCGTGGCGCGGAACAATTGTAAAACCTGCAGCGGCTGCTGCTGTTGTGCCAAGAAATGCTCTTCTTGATACAGATGTCATTTTTGATTTTTCCTCCATAACAATATTAGTTTTAATCGGATAGGTATTAAATATTCTTGAAACTTATTCAAAAAACGGTTAAATATAACGATATAAAAGCGCTTTTCAATGAACAATGCTGTGAAACAAGCATAAAATTAGATGAAATGGGTCAGTCAATTTTAATTCTGTTGAGTGAACAAACTTCTACCTCAGGGGGTTACTGTTTTCTATATAGCTTTTGTCTATTTCGCTTAAAAAAAATCAATTTGACACGAGCTACATTTCAATCTACATTTGTGTGAAAATTTAAAAATCAAAAAAACGAAAAATCATGAAATCAGTAGGAGATAAATTTCCAAAGTTTAAAAAGCAAGCAGTTTTAGCCGACAATCAATTTGGTGAAGTAACATCAGAAGATCATAAAAAAGCAGGCAAGTGGATGGTAATCTACTTTTACCCAAAAGACTTTACTTTTGTGTGCCCAACCGAAATTGTTGAGTTTAACAACAACCATGCAAAATTTGAAGCGTTGAATGCTGAGTTGTACGGTGTATCAACCGATACTGCCGAGGTTCACCTGGCGTGGAAATCGAACGATCCGCGTTTGGCCAACCTTACCTACCCATTAATTGAAGACACATCAAAGTCATTGTCCAAAAAATTGGGTATCTTACAACCTGGAAGCGTTGCTTACCGTGCTACATTTATTGTTGATCCTGAAGGAAAAATCCAGTGGGTAAACTGTAACAACGATGCTACCGGCCGTAACGTTGCCGAGGTATTAAGAGCTTTGGAAGCTACTCAAAACCCTGGACTTACAGGATGTAACTGGCAGCCAGGCGAAGCAACATTATAGTAGAAAACTTTAAACTTAAGAATTATGTCAGTAAGAAAAGTAAACTCAGTTTGGAACGGAACTCTTAAAGAGGGAAAAGGAAATATGAACATCACCGGTTACAGCGGGCCATTTACTTTTGCATCTCGTTTCGAGAATGGAAAAGGAACTAACCCTGAAGAACTGGTAGGTGCAGCACACTCTGGTTGTTATTCAATGTTTTTGGCAGCTTTAATAAGCGGCGAAGGGTTAACTCCGGAAAGCGTTGAAACAGAAGCAGCCGTTACTCTTGGTGAGTTGGATGGCGGACCGGCCATTACCAACATTAAATTGACCAACGTAACAAAATGCGAAGGTTTGTCGCAAGAAAAATTTGCCGAGCTTTCAGTAGCTGCTAAAGCAAAATGCCCGATTTCGCGTTTGTATGCCGGCGGTACTGCCGAAATTGAATTAGACGCAAAATTGGCTTAAGAAGAAAAAGTTATAATTGCATATAAGAAGGGAGTCAGCGATGGCTCCTTTTTTATTTGCTGAAAATGGAAGACCGTAGTCCGAATACGGAAGTTTGATCTTCAAGCTTCCTACTCTTTTCTTACTTATCCATCCATCGTTTAAACCCCGAAACCTTATCGCGGCTAACAATAACATCTTCGTCTAGTTCAGCAGCTAATTTCAATTTTAGTCGGGTAGAGGAGTAGCCCACAATTTCATTAATGCAATTAATGTTTACGAGGTAATTGCGGCTGATTCGGAAAAACTGATCAGGATCGACCATTTTTTGCAGCTGATCGAGCGAAAAGTCCAGATCGTATGTTTTGCCTTCCATAGTTTTTATAAAAGTGCTGCGTTCCTGCACAAAAAAGCAACAGATTTTACTCACCTGTATAGACTGAAAACGGTTGCCGATTTTAATAAAGAACCGCGACTTGTATGTTTTCGACAACTGCTCGATTACTTTAGCTACTTTGTCTTCCAGCAACTGGTGCTGACCATACAACTCTGTATATTTTCCCAAAGCCGAGCGTAAAGCTTCCAGCTCGATGGGTTTTAGCAGGTAGTCAACACTGTTTACTTTAAATGCTCGAATGGCATACTCATCGAAAGCAGTGGTGAAAATTATTGGGGCTTTAATTTCCAGTTCATCAAAAACTTCAAACGAAAGGCCGTCGTCGAGCTGGATATCCATAAAAACCAAATCAGGAGCAGGATTCTCAGCAAACCAGTTCACCGATTCTTCCACTGATTCCAACACCGCAACCACCTCTGCTTCCGGGGCGATGGTGTTTAATTGCTGCATTAGTTTATCGGCAGCAAGGTGCTCGTCTTCTACAATTACTACCTTCATTTGCTTTGGTCGTTAAGTTTTAAAGGTATTTTTACAACAAATTCATCAGCCGTTTCCTGAATCTCCACTTCGCGGTTCAGGATAAGCTTACAACGTTCGTTTAGGTTTTTTAACCCGATTTTCGATGAGGCGGCCAGTTGCATACGTTGGCGCAGGTCGTTGCGCACTACCAGTTTATCCATTCCCTCAAAATGAATGGTGATAAGCAAAGGCTCTTTCCGCGTAGCTACGTTGTGTTTTATGGCGTTCTCCACCAGCATTTGCACCGACACCGGGATAATCTTTGCCGTACACGTTTCATCGAAATCGATTTTGAGTTCTATTTTCTCGCCGTCGCGGATTTTCTGCAGGTAAAAAAAGTCTTTTACAAATCCCATTTCGGCGGCCAGCGGCACCAGGTCTTTTTCCTGGTTTTCCAACACATAACGGTACACGGCCGAAAGCTTATGAATAAATTTATCCGACAATGCAGGATTTGAACTAACCAACGACGACAGCGTGTTTAAACTGTTGAACAGAAAATGCGGATTTACCTGCGTTTTTAAGGTTTCGTACTGAAAAATAAGCTTCTCTTCCTTTAGTTTCTGCATCCGTTTTACAGAGTCGGCCCATTGCGTATAGAAAAAGAACAGCGCCCCCAGGGCAAAACCAACACCGGCAGCCTTTAAAAACGATCCCATTTCGGCATGTAAAAGGTTGGGGATAAACTCAGAAAATGAAGCTCCGCCTCGCCAAAAATGCCAGGTGAAAAGTGCTACAAATAACACCGTTGCGATCAGTAGAACAGTGAAGTAAAAGAGAATTAATCGGATGATGGTTTTCTTGATGATTCCGGGGCTATCGGGTTTTATAGATTGGAAAAAACGATTGCCCAGGTACATAAATAGCTCCAGCTGAATAACGGTTAGCAGCAACATGTTCCAAATTCCTGAGTGCAAAATTTGTTCAAAAAGCACCAGGCTAAAAATAATGCATATGGCTACTGCACCTCCCAGAATGGACAGATGCCTGAGCACTTGTTTTTTCGCTTGTTTATTTAGCTTAAAGTTCGCCATGGTTTTCGTTTATGAAGATAATAAAAAAACTGCTTCTGATAAGTACTTTGTAAGGTAGCCGACCAATACTGACCGACTACCTATACACTCAATAATCAAATCAAATAATTGTTTTCATGGTTTTGTTTTCTGTTGATTCAAAGATGCGGCAAACACTGTTCATCTGAAAAAAAGACTTGCTGAGTGGGGGAATTTTGGGTACGAACCGGTATGACACAAAAAAATCCGGCCCCCAAAAGACCGGATTTCCTATTTCTTAAAGCTAGTAGCTTGAAACTTGTGTCTTGTAACTAATTGCTACTTCTTTTTATTAGCTATCTCAATATTTACTTTCTGGCCTCTGAAACGGGCGTTTTTGAAAGCTTTGGTAATTTCTTTTTCGTAGTTCGAATCGATTTCGAAAAACGAGAAACCTTTCAGCACCTCAATGCTGCCAATATCAATACTTTTTCCCGGAGTGTTCTGGTTAATCAAGTCGATGATGGCACGTTTGTTCACGCCGCTCTTTTTACCCAGGCTAAAGAAGAAACGCGACATATTTCCGTTTCCTCTGCGTCCACGCCCACGGTCGCCACGCTCACGGTTTCCACGGTCACCACGGTCGCGTCCACGTCCGCGTTCGCCACGCTCTTTGCGCATCGATTCTTTTTCGCGGGCTTCGTCAACGTTAATATCCTTGGCGTTTTCGTAGTACTGCAAAAAGCGGTTAAACTCAACCGACACAAAGTGCTTGATCAGCTCTTCGCGCTCCAGCCAAGCCAGCTTTTTGTAAATAACCGGCATAAACTCAGCAATATTCTCGTCGTTCACGTCAACTTTCTCCACGCGGTCGATAAGATTGAAAAGTTGCTTCTCACAAATTTCTTTTCCTTGTGGAACCGGAACTTTTGTGAATTTCTTACCCACTTTTTTCTCGACATCGCGTAATTTCCCTTTTTCGCGCATGTGAATCAAAGTGATAGAAATACCCTTTTTCCCTGCACGTCCTGTTCTTCCGCTTCGATGGATATACACCTCCGGATCGTCGGGCAGGTTGTAGTTAATAACGTGTGTTAAGTCGTTAACATCCAGTCCTCGCGCTGCCACATCGGTTGCCACTAACATTTGAAGGTGCTTGCTACGGAAACGCGACATAACATGGTCGCGCTGTGCCTGTGAAAGGTCTCCGTGCAATGCGTCGGCATTGTACCCGTCCTGCATCAGTTTGTCGGCCACATCTTTAGTTTCGGCACGTGTGCGGCAGAAAATAATCCCGTAAATATTCGGGTTAATATCAGCCACGCGCTTCAGGGCAATGTATCTGTCTTTGGCGTGCACCAGGTAATAATTGTGCTCTACGTTTTCGGCGGCAGTGTTCTTTTTGCCTACTGAAATTTCGTGAGGATCTGCCATGTATTTGTTAGCGATCGATACAATCTCTTTTGGCATGGTAGCCGAAAACAACAAGGTTTGTTTTTCAGCCGGCGTGTCAGCTAAAATAGCATCCAGGTCGTCCTTAAATCCCATCGAAAGCATTTCGTCGGCCTCGTCAAGCACTAACCACTGAATTTCGTGTACTCGTAGTTTCTTTCTTTTTATCAGGTCGAGGGTTCGGCCCGGAGTTCCCACCACAATCTGTGCGCCACTCTCAAGGGCTTTAATCTGTTTTCTGATGTCGGAGCCACCATATAGGGTGGCAATTTTTGCTCCGTTAATGTTTTTCGAGAAATTCTCGAGGTCTTTTGCAATTTGCAATGCCAGTTCGCGCGTTGGACTTAATATTAAGGCCTGCGGTACTTTTACCGAACTGTCGAACTGCTGAACAATGGGTAACCCAAATGCCGCTGTTTTTCCCGTTCCTGTTTGTGCCAAGGCAACCATATCCTGGTCGCTTTCCAGTAAAAACGGTATTGTTTTCTCCTGGACCGGCGTGGGATTCTCAAAACCAAGCTCCTGGATGGCTCCAAGGATTTCGACTTTTAACCCCATTGTTTCAAATAAACTCATATACTATTTTTTAAAGTGGCCGCAAAGGTATTCTTTTTATTTGTATTTCAGAGGTTTATGTCGTGTTGTTTTGCAGATTTAACTTTGGGTGTTTGTGTTCGCTTCTGCACAATTCTTTATTCATTAATTAGCAATTACCATTTTTAACGATGAAAAGGCTTGATTTTCTTTCCAATGGTGTACTTTTGTTAGTGTTCATATTCAAAACAAAGGTTAGATATGAAGCTTAAAAAGCCCGTGAAAAGATTAATTCAGATTCAGATTGTCCTGATCATTTTGCTATGTTTTTCAGGCATAGAAACAAAGGCGCAGGAAAATGATACTATTATTCCTATTGAAAATCCGAAACGTTTTTTACGCAAAATCGATTTCAGCGAAGTTACCCACAATGGTTTAAAAATTTGGGAAGATGACTTCTCTGGGCATTGGGTAGGTTTCGACTTTGGTTTTAACATGCTGCTTGATGAAGATTACTCGGGTTACCAGTCGGAGTTTATGGATAACGATGTTTTTCGGTCGAATTCGGCCTATATTAACTTTATGCAGCAAAGTATCAGCCTTCAGAAAAACCGAAATACCATAGGTTTGGTTACCGGGCTGGGGCTGCATCTGCAAAGCTACAGGCTCGATGATAATACCTCAATTCACCAGGGGCCGGATGATGTAATTTCTCCCGATTACCTGTATTTTAACGATAACCAGAAATCGAAACTTTCGGTGGAATCACTAACATTACCTTTGCTTCTTGAGTTTCAGGTTCCGATCAATCATTATGATAATCGCCTGTTTTTTTCAGCTGGTGTAGTGGGTAGTTTTCGATTGAGCAGCCACACCAAAATAAAGTACAAAGAAGAAAAAAAGCAGAAGCTGAAAGTGGTGGATGATTTTTCGATACACCGTTTTAAGTATTCGGTAATGGTTCGTACCGGTTATCGTTGGTTTAATGTATTTGCCAGTTACGATTTGGTGCCGCTTTTTAAAACCGACAAAGGGCCGGAACTTACGCCTTTTACTTTTGGCATAACTTTATTGCAATTATAACAACAAACTAAACCTAACAGAATGAATGCTAAACCATACGTACTTGAACAAACCAACTGGAAACAGGTAAAAAATCAAAAATACGATGTAGCAATTCTACCATGGGGAGCAACAGAACCGCACAATTATCATTTGCCTTATGGAACTGATTCGCTGGAGACCGCAAAAATTGCTGAACAGGCAGCGGGCAAAGCCTGGAACAAAGGGGCTAAAGTAATGGTACTGCCGGTAATTCCGCTGGGTGCGCAAAATATGGGGCAAATTAATATGCCTTTCTGTTTGCATACTAAACCGTCAACTCAATTAATAATCTTAAAAGATTTGTTAACCGCTTTAAGCGGGCAGGGAATTAAAAAACTGGTGCTAATGAACGGCCACGGCGGAAATGATTTTAAGCCGTTAGTACGCGAATTGCAACCTCAATTCCCCGACGTGTTTATATCGTTGGTTGAATGGTTTCGCATGTTCGATCAGGAGAATTATTTTGAGGAAGCCGGCGACCATGCCAACGAAATGGAAACAAGCATAATCATGCATTTTTTTCCGGATCTGGTAAGGCCGCTAAACGAAGCCGGAGTGGGAACTGCAAAAGCTTTTAAACTTCAGGGATTAAAAAACAAAACAGCCTGGGCACCCCGGCAATGGGACAAAGTTTCGGCTGATACAGGTGTCGGAAATCCCAAAAAAGCTACTGCCAAAAAAGGAGCAAAATTTGTAGAAGATGTAACCACTCAAATCGCAGATTATTTTGTTGAACTGGCAGCTTGCGACCCGGGTGATTTGTATGAATAAAAATCTCTGAAAAACCGGTAATTATCATTGGAAAAATCCATAAGATTTCAGTTCTTTCGACCACAAATTAATTGGTCAAAAGAAATGAAGCTATTATTGATAAGCAACTCAACAATGCCAGGCGAACCTTACCTGGATTATCCAAAAAATGAGATAAAAAAATTCCTGGGCGAAAAGCCGGTAACTGCAGTTTTTATTCCGTATGCGGCCGTAACATTTTCGTTTGATACTTACTGCGAAAAGGTGGAAGAGCGTTTTGCCGAATTGGGGCATCACATAAAAGGTATTCATACGTTTAAAAATCCGGTGAAAGCAATTGAAGAGGCCGAAGCAATTGTTGTAGGAGGTGGAAATACCTGGCAATTGGTACGCATGATGCACGATCAAAAGTTAATGAATCCGATTCGTGAACGTGTATACAACGGAGCTCCCTATATTGGATGGAGTGCCGGATCGAACGTGGCCTGCCCAACATTACGTACTACCAACGATATGCCAATTATCGATCCTCTGGGATTTGAATGTATTAATATGGTTCCGTTTCAAATTAACCCACATTACCTCGACGCCAATCCTGAAGGGCATGGTGGTGAAACCCGTGAGCAGCGTATTTCGGAATTCCTTGAGATTAACCCGAAGTGTTATGTGGCCGGTTTGCGCGAAGGTACCATGTTTATAGTGGAAGACGGAGCGATTGAATTGATTGGCGATAGAAGCTGCCGAATTTTTAAAAAAGGACAGGAGCCGAAGGAGTTAAACGCGGGCGACGATTTTAGCTTTTTAATGCCGTAAATTCAGAATAATTTGATACGAGCCGGATAAATTTTATCCGGTTTTTTTGTACCTGTAGTTAATATTAAATTCTCTTCTGCCGAGGCGTGTATTCAGTTTGTCGGCTTGCTACTCCCAAAAACTATTGCTTACCTTTGTGCCAAAATTAGCACACATGGAACTACTCGGAAATAGCTATTTTGCATTGTTTGTTATTATTGCACTGGGATTTATCGTAGGCCGGATTAAGGTTTTCGGATTATCACTCGATGTATCGGCTGTTATTTTTGTGGCCCTCATTTTTGGCCACTACGGAATTGTCATCCCAAAAGATTTCCAGTACCTCGGACTT
It contains:
- a CDS encoding Gfo/Idh/MocA family oxidoreductase, which produces MEEKSKMTSVSRRAFLGTTAAAAAGFTIVPRHAVAGLGHKAPSDKLNIAAVGIGGMGNSNLRNLQSENIVALCDVDWKYAAPVFEAYSGAKKYKDWRKMYDEMADSIDGVVVATADHTHAIVASHAITLGKHVYVQKPLTHTVYESRLLTKLADKYKVATSMGNQGSSGEGVNLTSEWLANGEIGEVTKVEAFTDRPIWPQGLNTPERGDWVPDTLDWDLFTGPAKMRPFNQVYHPWNWRGWWDYGTGALGDMACHILHPVFVGLDLGYPIHTQGNSTLLLQDCAPTAQSVKLTYPERKANADKPWKGLKKNTLPQVDVHWYDGGIKPMLPEGWPDGKNPNDQGGGVIFHGTKDKLICGCYGVNPWLLSGRTPDAPKFRRRVETTHEMDWVRACKESTENRVPTASDFKEAGPFNEMVVMGVLGVRLQGLNKELDWDGENMQFTNLTDSEEIRTVIKDGFEIHDGHPTFKKTWTDPVPAKEFAAELIKHTYRKPWSLPDMPA
- a CDS encoding histidine kinase; its protein translation is MANFKLNKQAKKQVLRHLSILGGAVAICIIFSLVLFEQILHSGIWNMLLLTVIQLELFMYLGNRFFQSIKPDSPGIIKKTIIRLILFYFTVLLIATVLFVALFTWHFWRGGASFSEFIPNLLHAEMGSFLKAAGVGFALGALFFFYTQWADSVKRMQKLKEEKLIFQYETLKTQVNPHFLFNSLNTLSSLVSSNPALSDKFIHKLSAVYRYVLENQEKDLVPLAAEMGFVKDFFYLQKIRDGEKIELKIDFDETCTAKIIPVSVQMLVENAIKHNVATRKEPLLITIHFEGMDKLVVRNDLRQRMQLAASSKIGLKNLNERCKLILNREVEIQETADEFVVKIPLKLNDQSK
- a CDS encoding peroxiredoxin, giving the protein MKSVGDKFPKFKKQAVLADNQFGEVTSEDHKKAGKWMVIYFYPKDFTFVCPTEIVEFNNNHAKFEALNAELYGVSTDTAEVHLAWKSNDPRLANLTYPLIEDTSKSLSKKLGILQPGSVAYRATFIVDPEGKIQWVNCNNDATGRNVAEVLRALEATQNPGLTGCNWQPGEATL
- a CDS encoding LytTR family DNA-binding domain-containing protein, with product MKVVIVEDEHLAADKLMQQLNTIAPEAEVVAVLESVEESVNWFAENPAPDLVFMDIQLDDGLSFEVFDELEIKAPIIFTTAFDEYAIRAFKVNSVDYLLKPIELEALRSALGKYTELYGQHQLLEDKVAKVIEQLSKTYKSRFFIKIGNRFQSIQVSKICCFFVQERSTFIKTMEGKTYDLDFSLDQLQKMVDPDQFFRISRNYLVNINCINEIVGYSSTRLKLKLAAELDEDVIVSRDKVSGFKRWMDK
- a CDS encoding DEAD/DEAH box helicase; protein product: MSLFETMGLKVEILGAIQELGFENPTPVQEKTIPFLLESDQDMVALAQTGTGKTAAFGLPIVQQFDSSVKVPQALILSPTRELALQIAKDLENFSKNINGAKIATLYGGSDIRKQIKALESGAQIVVGTPGRTLDLIKRKKLRVHEIQWLVLDEADEMLSMGFKDDLDAILADTPAEKQTLLFSATMPKEIVSIANKYMADPHEISVGKKNTAAENVEHNYYLVHAKDRYIALKRVADINPNIYGIIFCRTRAETKDVADKLMQDGYNADALHGDLSQAQRDHVMSRFRSKHLQMLVATDVAARGLDVNDLTHVINYNLPDDPEVYIHRSGRTGRAGKKGISITLIHMREKGKLRDVEKKVGKKFTKVPVPQGKEICEKQLFNLIDRVEKVDVNDENIAEFMPVIYKKLAWLEREELIKHFVSVEFNRFLQYYENAKDINVDEAREKESMRKERGERGRGRDRGDRGNRERGDRGRGRRGNGNMSRFFFSLGKKSGVNKRAIIDLINQNTPGKSIDIGSIEVLKGFSFFEIDSNYEKEITKAFKNARFRGQKVNIEIANKKK
- a CDS encoding outer membrane beta-barrel protein — encoded protein: MKLKKPVKRLIQIQIVLIILLCFSGIETKAQENDTIIPIENPKRFLRKIDFSEVTHNGLKIWEDDFSGHWVGFDFGFNMLLDEDYSGYQSEFMDNDVFRSNSAYINFMQQSISLQKNRNTIGLVTGLGLHLQSYRLDDNTSIHQGPDDVISPDYLYFNDNQKSKLSVESLTLPLLLEFQVPINHYDNRLFFSAGVVGSFRLSSHTKIKYKEEKKQKLKVVDDFSIHRFKYSVMVRTGYRWFNVFASYDLVPLFKTDKGPELTPFTFGITLLQL
- the pepE gene encoding dipeptidase PepE, giving the protein MKLLLISNSTMPGEPYLDYPKNEIKKFLGEKPVTAVFIPYAAVTFSFDTYCEKVEERFAELGHHIKGIHTFKNPVKAIEEAEAIVVGGGNTWQLVRMMHDQKLMNPIRERVYNGAPYIGWSAGSNVACPTLRTTNDMPIIDPLGFECINMVPFQINPHYLDANPEGHGGETREQRISEFLEINPKCYVAGLREGTMFIVEDGAIELIGDRSCRIFKKGQEPKELNAGDDFSFLMP
- a CDS encoding OsmC family peroxiredoxin → MSVRKVNSVWNGTLKEGKGNMNITGYSGPFTFASRFENGKGTNPEELVGAAHSGCYSMFLAALISGEGLTPESVETEAAVTLGELDGGPAITNIKLTNVTKCEGLSQEKFAELSVAAKAKCPISRLYAGGTAEIELDAKLA
- a CDS encoding creatininase family protein; its protein translation is MNAKPYVLEQTNWKQVKNQKYDVAILPWGATEPHNYHLPYGTDSLETAKIAEQAAGKAWNKGAKVMVLPVIPLGAQNMGQINMPFCLHTKPSTQLIILKDLLTALSGQGIKKLVLMNGHGGNDFKPLVRELQPQFPDVFISLVEWFRMFDQENYFEEAGDHANEMETSIIMHFFPDLVRPLNEAGVGTAKAFKLQGLKNKTAWAPRQWDKVSADTGVGNPKKATAKKGAKFVEDVTTQIADYFVELAACDPGDLYE